A single region of the Williamwhitmania taraxaci genome encodes:
- the lepA gene encoding translation elongation factor 4, with the protein MENIRNFCIIAHIDHGKSTLADRMLQQTNTITDREMQNQVLDDMDLEREKGITIKSHAIQMEYDFEGTPYQFNLIDTPGHVDFSYEVSRAIASCEGALLVVDATQGIQAQTISNLYLAVNHDLDIIPIINKIDMDAAMVDDVKDQIVDLLGCKRDEIICVSARTGFGVDLVLESIITRIKPPSGDSNAPLQALVFDSVFNSFRGIIAYFRVFNGTLKSGDKVKFFNTGKTYYAEEIGYMKMKLMPKQEIKAGEVGYIISGMKNAVDVKVGDTLTNFENPCKTSIAGFEDVKPMVFAGIYPVDNDAYEDLRASMEKLQLNDASLTFEPESSLALGFGFRCGFLGLLHMEIVQERLFREFNMDVITTVPNVSFKVYTTKKEIIDVHNPSGLPAATLIDYIDEPIIQAQVITKSEYLGQVMKLCIDKRGILKSQIFLTSDRVELTFTMPLSDIVIDFYDKLKSISRGYASFDYFLNGYQRADLVKLDILLNGEMVDALSSLIHRDYAYNFGRKMCEKLQELIPRQQFDIAIQAAIGAKIIARETVKAVRKDVTAKCYGGDISRKRKLLEKQKKGKRRMRQVGNVEVPQEAFLAILKLD; encoded by the coding sequence ATGGAAAACATAAGAAATTTCTGCATCATTGCCCATATCGATCATGGGAAGAGCACGCTGGCCGACAGAATGCTCCAGCAAACCAACACGATCACCGACAGGGAAATGCAAAACCAAGTTTTGGACGACATGGACCTCGAACGTGAAAAGGGCATTACCATCAAGAGCCATGCTATTCAAATGGAGTATGACTTTGAAGGAACACCATACCAGTTCAACCTAATTGACACCCCCGGCCACGTAGACTTCTCCTATGAAGTTTCCCGAGCCATCGCATCCTGCGAAGGGGCATTACTTGTTGTTGATGCCACTCAAGGTATTCAGGCTCAAACCATTTCCAACCTCTATCTTGCCGTTAATCACGACTTGGATATTATTCCAATCATCAACAAGATAGATATGGATGCCGCCATGGTGGACGACGTTAAGGACCAGATTGTGGATCTACTTGGCTGTAAACGCGACGAGATTATTTGCGTTAGTGCCCGCACCGGCTTTGGTGTAGATCTCGTATTAGAGTCCATTATTACCCGAATAAAACCACCATCAGGCGATTCCAACGCGCCCTTACAAGCGCTGGTATTTGACTCGGTATTCAACTCTTTTCGTGGAATCATCGCCTACTTTAGGGTTTTCAACGGAACGCTAAAGAGTGGAGATAAAGTAAAGTTTTTCAATACCGGAAAGACTTACTATGCCGAAGAAATTGGCTACATGAAGATGAAGTTGATGCCCAAGCAGGAAATAAAAGCGGGGGAAGTAGGCTACATTATTTCCGGTATGAAGAATGCAGTGGATGTGAAGGTTGGTGATACTCTTACCAATTTTGAGAACCCATGCAAGACCTCAATTGCTGGATTTGAAGATGTTAAACCGATGGTTTTTGCAGGCATTTACCCGGTTGATAACGATGCTTACGAGGATCTGCGGGCTTCGATGGAAAAACTCCAACTTAACGATGCCTCCCTCACCTTTGAACCGGAATCGTCGCTTGCGCTTGGATTTGGATTCCGCTGCGGATTCCTAGGTCTGTTGCACATGGAGATTGTGCAGGAAAGACTCTTCCGTGAATTCAACATGGACGTGATCACCACCGTTCCCAACGTTTCCTTTAAAGTATATACTACAAAGAAAGAGATCATCGATGTGCATAACCCTAGCGGGTTACCAGCGGCAACCCTGATCGACTATATCGACGAGCCAATTATTCAGGCACAGGTAATTACGAAGAGCGAATACCTTGGCCAAGTAATGAAACTATGCATCGACAAGCGGGGTATTCTAAAGAGTCAGATTTTCCTCACCTCCGACAGGGTGGAGCTCACCTTTACCATGCCACTCAGCGATATTGTTATCGATTTCTACGATAAACTCAAATCCATATCACGTGGCTATGCCTCATTTGATTACTTCCTTAATGGCTACCAAAGAGCCGACCTAGTAAAGCTCGACATCCTCTTAAACGGAGAAATGGTTGACGCGCTTTCGTCGCTCATTCACCGCGACTATGCCTACAATTTTGGACGAAAAATGTGCGAAAAGTTGCAGGAACTTATTCCACGCCAGCAGTTCGACATTGCGATTCAAGCAGCTATTGGTGCGAAGATTATCGCTCGTGAAACGGTAAAGGCGGTTAGAAAAGATGTTACAGCAAAATGCTACGGCGGAGATATTTCGCGGAAGCGCAAGTTGTTGGAAAAGCAGAAGAAGGGCAAACGAAGAATGCGTCAGGTAGGAAATGTAGAGGTACCGCAAGAGGCCTTCCTCGCAATTCTTAAACTGGATTGA
- the yidD gene encoding membrane protein insertion efficiency factor YidD, protein MVRIKLIILGVILVLISAPLFAQYDFDMHAKQVVAQTNFVDHKLERHIVPFGFSNQQPLLNITFGPWMYAYQRFLSPQISASCLYGPSCSEYSRHLFHEVNPLKAFLSTIDRLMRCNRISATDIRLIQVDPKTGKKLETVNYYRFNHK, encoded by the coding sequence ATGGTGCGTATTAAGTTGATAATCTTGGGTGTGATTCTGGTTCTGATATCTGCTCCGCTTTTTGCTCAGTACGATTTTGACATGCATGCAAAGCAGGTTGTGGCTCAAACAAATTTCGTTGATCATAAATTGGAACGGCATATCGTACCTTTTGGGTTTTCAAATCAGCAGCCTTTGCTGAATATCACTTTTGGCCCATGGATGTATGCATACCAGAGGTTTCTTTCACCGCAAATCTCAGCCAGCTGCCTATACGGCCCTTCTTGTTCGGAGTATAGCCGGCATCTTTTCCATGAGGTAAATCCATTAAAGGCCTTTCTCTCCACTATCGACCGCCTTATGCGCTGCAATCGGATCTCTGCCACAGATATTCGGCTGATTCAAGTTGATCCAAAAACCGGAAAAAAACTGGAAACAGTCAACTACTATCGGTTTAATCACAAGTAA